The genomic stretch CTCGTACATCTCCTCCGCCGTCACCACCGAAAGCACCTTCGACCCCGCCGGCGGCTCCAACGACACCGGCCCGCTCACCAGCGTCACCTGGTGGCCCGCCTCGAGCGCCGCGCCCGCCACCTGATAGCCCATCTGCCCCGATGAACGGTTCGAAATGAATCGCACCGGGTCCAGAGGCTCCCGGGTCGGACCGGCGGTGATCAGAAAATGCATCGGCTAAACCCTCGTCCCCAGCAGTTGCACGCACACCCGGTAAATCTCCTCCGGCTCCGCCATCCGCCCCTCGCCCGGCTCGCCGCACGACATGTGCCCCTTCTCCGGCCCCACGAACTGCACGCCGAACTCGCCGAGCTTCTCCATCGACCCGCGAACCGCCGGGTGCGACCACATCCGCGGGTTCATCGCCGGCGCCGCCGCCACAGGGCACCGCACCGCCAGCCACGTCGCCACCAGCAGATTGTCCGCCAGTCCCGTGCTCATCTTCGCCGCCGTCGCCGCGGTCAGCGGCGCCACCACCAGCAGCTCCGCCCACAGCCCCAACTCAATGTGGCTGGCCCGCTCGTTCTGCGGCGTGTCCCAGAAATCGAATCGCACCTTCCGACCCGTCAGCCCCTGAAAGCTCGCCGGACCCACAAACTCTCGCGCGCTGTCGGTCAAAACCACCTCGACCTGCGCGCCCGACTGGACCAGGTACGAGACGAGTTGCACGATCTTGTACGCGCTGATCCCGCCGCAAACCCCGACCGCGATCCGACGGCCCGTCAAATCCGCCAGTTCCATCCGACCCATGCCCTTTCTCCGCAACCATCGCCGACAACACGTAAAAAACAAACGTCCGACAGGGCAGCGGCCCGGCCGGACGTGGGTTCCTCAAAACGGGCACTCCCGCCTCAATGCAGCTCGTCGGGGCTTGGAACGTCGCTGGTTTCGTAGTCGATCCCCAGCTTCTCCTGCATGACCTCCTCGGCGATCACCTCCAGGTCCGTCATGCCGTCCTCGCGCTTCACCGCCGGACGCGCGCCCTGCAGCAACTCCACCCACCGCCGCTGCATCAGCGCCGCCAGCTTGAACCGTCCGCCAACCTTGTTGATGATGTCGTCGTCTTTGAGCACTTCCAGCATTCATCGGCTCCTTTGTTCCACAATCGCCGCAATCTCGTCCACGGCCCGATCCACCTCGACGTTCACCACCCAATGGTCGTAAACGCCCGACTCCCGCGCCTGGGCGATCTCGCGCTTCGCGTTGGCAAAACGCGTCTCGATCTGGGCCTGCCCCTCCCGGGAGCGACCCACCAGCCGGCGACGCAAATCCTCGTCACTGGGCGGGAGCAAATATACCATTATAGCGGCTGGGAATCTTTTCGCCACCTGTTTTGCCCCCTCAACCTCGATTTCCAGCAGCATATTCCGCCCCTCAGCCAACGCCGCCTCCACCGCCGCCCGAGGCGTCCCATAGAAATTTCCCAGATACTCAGCCCACTCCAGCAGCTCATCCTGCTCAATCATCCGCCGAAATTCATCTGCGCTTATAAAATAGTAGTCTACGCCATGCTTCTCCTGCTCGCTCTGCGGGCGTGTGGTGGCCGAGACGCTCACCGTGGCCTCAAGCCGCTCAACCAGACGGCGAACCACCGTGCTCTTGCCCACGCCCGAAGGACCGCTGATGACAATCAGGCTGCCTGGCATGGTTACCTTCTGCGCCCCATCTGCGGCAGTTCCTCGACTCCCGCCTGCTCCTTGGCCTCATTGAGAATCTCCGTATGCCGCTCAAGCTGCTTGCTGTTCAGCAGCCGCTGACGGATCGTCTCGCGGACCTCCTCCAGCGGCTTGGCCGGCCCTTCGTTCCGCGCCGTCACTTTGTACATCAG from Phycisphaerae bacterium encodes the following:
- a CDS encoding DNA-directed RNA polymerase subunit omega translates to MLEVLKDDDIINKVGGRFKLAALMQRRWVELLQGARPAVKREDGMTDLEVIAEEVMQEKLGIDYETSDVPSPDELH
- the gmk gene encoding guanylate kinase, which produces MPGSLIVISGPSGVGKSTVVRRLVERLEATVSVSATTRPQSEQEKHGVDYYFISADEFRRMIEQDELLEWAEYLGNFYGTPRAAVEAALAEGRNMLLEIEVEGAKQVAKRFPAAIMVYLLPPSDEDLRRRLVGRSREGQAQIETRFANAKREIAQARESGVYDHWVVNVEVDRAVDEIAAIVEQRSR